The Methylocystis bryophila genome contains the following window.
GATGATCTTCGCGTTCCACCCGGCAATCGGCTCGAACCGCTCAAAGGCGATCGTGCGGGAGAACATTCAATCAGGATCAACGCCCAGTGGCGTATCTGTTTCGTTTGGAGCGAGGGAGGAGCGTCTCGTGTCGCAATCGTCGACTACCATGACTGATCTTCTGGAGAACCCGACGCCCGGAGAAATCCTCGCCGAGGAATTTCTGAAGCCGATGGGGCTGAGCCAGAGCGCGCTCGCTCGGGCCTTGCATGTGCCCCCGCGCCGCATCAACGAGATCGTGCTCGGCAAGCGCGCGGTCACCGCCGACACGGATTTGCGCCTCGCCCGCTATTTCGGCCTTTCCGAGGGGTTCTTTCTCGGCCTACAGGCCGATTATGATCTGATGGAGCGACGCCGGCAGATCGGGCGCGAGCTCGAGGCGATCGAGCCGCGGGCCGCGTGACTCGGGCCAGAGCGTTTGGCGAACAAGGCGGACGGGGAAGTGGTGCATTGTCCCCTTCGCCCGCGACCTGCTCCATCGCCGCGACCGGCGCTTCGACATCGACCCAGCCCGCGCATTAGGCTTCCCTTGCTACGATTAGCTAAATTAGCTAAATACCCAAAAAACAGTGAGTCTACCGCATGCCCACTTACTCTCTGACCGATCTCAGCAACAAATCCGGCGAGGTCACCGAAGCCGCGTTCCGTGGTCCCGTTGACATCACCAGTCGCGGGAAGCGGAAATTCGTACTGCTTACCGCCGAGGACTACGACAGGATAAAAGGGCGAAGCGCACACCGTGTCGTGCATGTCGACGATCTATCGCCTGACGAAGCCAATCATTACATAGCAGCGCTCTCGGCCCCGATCGACGAAGTGAATGATTAAGCCCGTCTCCGGACTTGTCATTCGTTATAACTATCTTTGGGCGCGTGAGAGCGGTCGCGGTGAAGAGTCAGGACGCAAAAGCCGCCCTGTCTGCGTCCAAATCATTGTTGGGACAGGCGGAAAACAGCGGAAGTGCCTGCTGTTTCCGATTACAAGTCAGCCGCCTCGCCCTGAGACTTGCGCGCTGGAGATTCCGCAGACGGAAGCCCGGCGCGTAGGGTTGGCGTTGCCGGCGTGGATCGTCGTTGACGAATGGAATGAGGATGATCTCGAGACGACGGACTGCCTTGCGTCGGCCGAGCCTCTGGGCGCATTCGGCAGGACATTCGTGCAACGCATCCGCGAAGCGGCCGTCGAAGCCATAAAAGCGAGGCGGCATCGTGCAGTAAACCGGCGTTGATCCCTCAATGCGCCTCGTCCCAGTTGCGCGCCGCGCGCGCGTCGACCTTCAGCGGCGCGGCGAGAGCGACGGCGGGTAGAGGCGCCTCGACCATCACGCGCTTGACGACTTCGATCGTCTTCTCCGCTTCCGCTTCCGGCGCCTCGAACACCAATTCGTCATGCACCTGCAGCAGCATCTGCGCCGAAAGCCCTTCTGACAGCAGCGCCGCGTCCATGCGAACCATCGCGCGACGGATGATGTCGGCCGCAGCGCCCTGAATCGGCGCGTTGATCGCCTGGCGTTCGAAGAAGGCGCGCTCAGAGGCGTTGGCGGAGCCGATGCGCGGGAAATGGCATTTGCGCCCAAAAATCGTCGTGACCACGCCCTTCTCGCGCACGGTCTTCTTCATCGCGTCCATGTAGTCGCGAATACCGGGGAAACGTTCGAAATAGGTCCTGATGTAGAGCGCCGCCTCCTCGCGCGGAATGCCGAGCTGATTGGCGAGGCCAAAGGCGGAGATGCCGTAGATAATGCCGAAATTGATCGCCTTGGCGCGGCGCCGCACCTCGGACGGCATGCCTTCGATCGGCACGCCGAACATCTCAGAGGCCGTCATCGCGTGAATGTCGAGGCCATCCGCGAAGGCCTTTTTCAACTGCGGAATGTCGGCGACATGCGCGAGCAACCGCAGCTCGATCTGCGAGTAATCGGCGGAGATCAGCACGCGCTCCGGCGGCGCCACGAAGGCGGCGCGGATTTTCCGGCCGATCTCGTTTCTGACGGGGATGTTTTGCAAATTCGGGTCGGAGGAGGAGAGCCGCCCCGTGCTCGTGGCGGCGAGCGCGAAAGAGGTGTGCACGCGCCCCGTTGTCGCATTGACGAAACCCGGCAGCGAGTCGGCGTAAGTGGATTTGAGCTTGGCGAGCTGGCGCCACTCCAGGATCAATCGCGCAAAGCTGTTTCCGTCTTCGGCGAGATCTTCCAGCACCGAGGCCGAGGTCGACCATTGCCCGGTCGCGGTCTTTTTCGCGCCGGGCAGGCCCATCTTGCCAAATAAGATGTCCCCGAGCTGCTTGGGCGAGCCGAGATTGAAACGCTCGCCGGCGGCTTCATAAATTTCATCCTCGAGCCGCGCCATGGTCTGCGCGAACTCGCTCGACAGCCTTGCGAGAATCACGCGGTCGATCGAAACGCCGCGCGTTTCCATCGCGTGCAGCGTCGCGACCATCGGCCGTTCCAATGTCTCATAGACCGTCGTCGCGCCCTCGGCCGCAAGTCGAGGCTTTAAGACGCGCCACAATCTCAAACATACGTCGGCGTCCTCGGCCGCGTATTCTGTCGCCTTGTCGATCGCCACGCGCGCGAAGCCGACGAAACTCTTTCCTGTCCCGGCGACCTCGCCGAAAGCGATGTTCTTGTGCCCAAGATGCTTTTGCGCAAGCTCGTCGAGGCCGTGATTGTTGCGGCCGGAGTCCAGCGCATAGGAGATCAGCATCGTGTCTTCGATCGGCGCGACGGCGACGCCGCAGCCGCCGAGCACAGTGAGATCATATTTCATGTTTTGGGCGATCTTGAGCACGCCCGGGGCTTCGAGCAAGGGCTTCAGACGCGCGATCGCGTCATGCATGGAGATCTGGCCTGCGATGAGCTCGGCGCCGCCGAAGAGATCATCCGGCCCGGCGCGATGCCCGAGCGGAATGTAGCAGGCGCGTCCGCCCGGCAGCGCGAGCGAGACGCCGACGAGATGGCAGGTCATCGGATCGAGCGAGGTCGTCTCGGTGTCGAACGCGACGAGGCCGGCGTCATAGGCGTCGGCGATCCATTGGTCGAGCCGCTCGAGGCTTTGCACGGTCTCATAGCGGCTGCGGTCGATGGGCGCCGCCAGCGCGAGTTTCGCGCGCGCAGCCGCGAATGCCTGCGGCGTCAGCTCCGATGCCTCTCGCGGGCCGGGTAGGGGTGTCGGGGCAGGGGGCGGCGGCGCCAAGAGGGCGACCTCGCCGTTGCGTCCCCGCCAGCCGCTCGCGCCCAGGAACGCCGGGTCCGGATCAATCTTCGACGGGTCGACGCCGTAAAGCTCGCCGACGCGCCGCGTGATCGTCGTGAACTCCATCGCAAGCAGAAAGGCCACGAGTTTTTGCGGATCGGGATCGTGAACGCCAAGATCCTCGAGCGGGATTTCGATATCCACGTCGCGCACGAGCTCGACGAGCTTTTTCGAGATGCGGATCAACTCGACGTTGCGCGGCTCGGTCAGCGCCTCACGGCGCTTCGGCTGCTTGATCTCGCCCGCGCGCGCGAGCAGCGTGTCGAGATCGCCATATTCGCCGATGAGCTGCGCGGCGGTCTTCACGCCGATGCCCTTGGCGCCCGGGACATTATCCGTCGAGTCGCCGGCGAGCGCTTGCACGTCGACGACCTTATCCGGCGCGACGCCGAAATAGTCGCGCACCTCGCCCTCGCCGATGAATCGCTCCTCGCGCCCGCCGAACTTGCCGGCGACGCCAGAGGCCGGATCATACATGGAGACGCCTTCGCCGATGAGCTGCATCAGATCCTTGTCGGCGGAGACGATCAGCACTTGCGCGCCTTTCTCGCGCGCGAGTCGCGCATAAGTGGCGATGAGATCGTCAGCCTCGTAACGGTCCTGCTCGATGGGCTTGAGACCAAAGGCGCGCACGGCGTCGCGCATCAGCGGAAATTGCGGCACGAGATCCTCGGGCGGATCGGGCCGGTGCGCCTTGTATTCGGGATAGATTTCCTTGCGGAAGGAGTTTTCGGATTTGTCGAAGATGATGGCGAGATGCGTGGGGGTCTCGCCCGCCGCCCCGTCGCGCAGGAACTGCAGGATCTTGGCGCAGAAGAGCCGCACGGCGCCGGTCGGCAATCTATCGGAACGATAGTTGTATTTGGCGTCCTGCCGGATCGATTGAAAATAGGCGCGAAAGACGAAGGACGAGCCGTCGACGAGAAAGACGCGGGAATTCGGTCCGAGTTCTGCGTGGGAGAAGCTCATTTATGGCTCGCGATCGATTGTTGTCTCGGGCTCGTGACGGCGAGCCTCCCAGGCGTCGAGATAATCCTGGGAGCGCATCTCTGAGAGGCGGGACGCCGCGCGGCGAATGTCCCAGACCTCCGAGCCGTCTTCGGCGTCATAGAGCTTGGCGGGTTCGGCCTCGGCGCTCAGGAGGAGCTTCGCCTTGGCGTCGTAAAGAATGTCGACAAGCGTGATGAAGCGGCGCGCTTCGTTGCGGCGCTCATAGTTCATGCGCGGGACGTCGCTGACGATCACCGTGTCGAAGGCCGCGGCGATCGCGAGATAGTCCGCGGCGCCGAGCGGCCGTCCGCAAATTTCCCCGAAGTCGAATCGCGCCGTCTTGCCGTTGGCGCGCGCGATCTTCAGGCGCCTTGCGCCGACGGCGATCGCGGTCTTCTCATAGGGCGCGGCGTCGAAGGCCGCACGGGCTCGGGAGGCCTCTTCCGCGTCGTGAATGAGAAAGAAGACTTGCTCCGCTCGGAGCTTGCCGAGCCGAAAATCTTCCTGCGCATCGAGACGCACAATCTCCATGCGCCTTTCCACGAGGTCGATGAAGGGCAGGAAGAGATCGCGATTGCGTCCGCCCTCATAGAGCCGCTGCGGCTCCGCATTCGACGTCGCGACGATGACAACTCCGGCGGCGATGAGCGCCGCGAAGAGCCTCGCCAGGATCGTGGCGTCGGCGATGTCGAAGACCGCGAGTTCGTCGAAGCAAAGAAGCCTCGTCTCGCGGGCGAGCGCCGCGGCGACTCGCGACAAGGGATCGGGGCCGCTGTTTCCGGCCCGGCGGCTCGCATGGAGCCTCGCGTGGACTTCGGTCATGAAGGCGTGAAAATGCGTGCGGCGCTTGTGGTGTGTCGGCGCCGCTTCGAAGAAGAGGTCCATCAGCGTCGTCTTGCCGCGGCCGATGTCTCCCCAGAGGTAAAGGCCCCGTGGCGGATCATTGCGGGCAAGCCCCCAGGGCAGGCGAGGGCGGCGCTGCGCCTCGAGTTCGCCGAGCAGCCGGTCGAGCGCGCCGATCGCCTCGCACTGCGCTTCGTCGCGCACGATCCTGCCCTCGGCGACGAGCGCCTCGTAGCGCGCCGAGAGCAGCGGCGGGGCTTTCCGAAACAGGGAGGTCAAAGGCCCCTCTCACTCAAACGACACTTCACAGCCGGCGCATCCGTCCGCTTGTCGCAGCCAGAGCGCCCTCGCGCAATTCAAAATACAGAAGCCGTTTGGGGTCGACCGGGCCGGGCATTGTGATCTTCCCCAGGGGCGCCCGGGCGAAGCCGACGCGGGCGTAATATTCCTCGTCGCCGACGAGCAGCACGAGGCCTTGGCCCGAGGCGCGCGCAGCGTCGAGCGAGAGCTTCATCAGCGCCTCGCCGACCCCTTGCGAGCGGAAGGCGGGCTCGACGGTGAGCGGCCCGAGCAGCAGCGCCGGCGTCGAGCCGACGAGAATCGGCGTCATGCGGTTGGCGCCGACGAGCAGCGTGCCGACGCGAGCGACGAAGGAGAGCGCGTAGTCGGGGGCGACGTCCTCGCGCAGCCGATAGGCGGTGCGGGCGAAGCGCCCCGGTCCGAAGGCGCGCTCGTCGAGCTTTTCGACGGCGGCTTCGTCCTCGGGAACGAGCGGCGAGAAACGCAGGGCGAGGTCCATGCGGGCGAGGTAGCATGGGCGCGGCGGCGCCGAAAGCGGGCTCGAGATCGCCTGCGGGTCCGGACGGGGGGCTCCCTGGCCGAACAGGAGAGGGGGCAGGTGAGCGCGCCCTCCAGGCAACGCCGTGAAGAAAAACCGCAGCCCGGATGGGCGGCGGCTGTTAGTTTTTGGCCCGTTAGCCGCGAAGGGCGCGAGCGCGAGCATAGAGGAGAAGAGTCGCGAGACCGAGCAGGCCCGCTCCAGGCGCGGGGCCGGGGGCCGTCGCCGCTTCCGCTATGAACGCAAAATCGCCCGAGCCCTGATTGCCGGCCTCGAGCCACGTGCCGGTGATGACGTTGACGCCCGGTTGCAGGGCGAAGGCGCCCGAGCTCATGTTCGGGTCGCCCAGCGATACATTGATGTCCCCACCGTCGAAATTAACGTTCGGAGTCGGAATGGACGTGAAACCGCCTGGCAGGGCCGTCTGTCCCGGGTTCTGGCCGGCCGCGGTGAACGGGCTCGCCGCGACGTTCATCGCGACGCCATTGTCGAAGAGCTGGAACTGGTCGCCGGTCCGCTCGACGTCGGTCACGGTGAGAGTTCCGCCGCTGGTCGTGGTGATGGTCCAGCTGGTCCCCGCCGGCGCTGTGATCGCGTCGGCGAAGCCGCCAGGCAGCACCGGCCCGTTGATGAGCGAGCCGAAAGCCGGCCCGGGGCTCGTGAGAGCCGACGGCGCGGGGTCAAAGAACCCGGCAGCGTACCACTGATTGAAGACGATGTTGTCGGCGCGCGCTGGCCCCGCGCCAAAGGCGAGGCTAACCGCTCCGATTGCAGCGGCGATAGCCGCCAACTTACTAAGTCTCATGTTGTTTCTCCCGACTCGAAAGAGAGCTGCCCCTTGGACAAGCGACGGCCGCCACCGCCTGGATCGGCTAGAGCATCGCCGGGAAATAATCTTCCGCAGTACAAAGTATGTAAACCTGGCTATCGCCCGAGAGTAAAATATTGGCCATCTGTGGATTTGGCGCAACCGTACGCGCATATGCGTACGTAACTCAGAAACGTACGTATCTATTCTTAGAGACTCTACTCAGCTGGTCTGAGAAGCGTGCAAGCAAGAGGTTTCAGCTCATCGCGCCGAAGCCGCCGCTTGGGGTCGCTGCGCTTACCAATAGGCAGACATCGCGGCTCCCGTCAGCACCTCGGCGATGCGCGCCCGCGTCCCGAGCGTCGTCGTCGCTGGCAAGGCGTCGATGGAGAAGAAGCCGGCTTCGGCGATCTCGCGGTCCGGGACGTGCGGCCCGATCTGTCGGAAGTCGCGCGTCACATAGAGCGCGACATGGTCGCGCTTCGAGGCCGCACGGTTTAGGTAGATTCCATGCAGCGTCAGTGGCCCTTCGGCCTCGACGTTCGTCTCCTCGACGAGCTCGCGCCGCATGGCCGCCTCCATCGTCTCGCCGCCTTCGACGCCGCCCCCAGGCAGGAAGTAGCCTGGCACATAGGTGTGACGCACCAGCAGCACGCGCGTCTGATCGTCGACGACGAGCGCGCGCACGCCGAGCGTCATCGGCCGCGTCACGAGCGCGAGGCGGGTGAGAATTTGCGTGCTGAGATGCGCGCGTGGTCGGGGCGGTTTCGGCATGGCGTCTCTCGTCGCTTCGGGCGACCGTCAGCCTAGAGCGCGATGCGAAAAAGTGGAAACCGGTTTTTCACACAAATCGCGCTCTAAACTTTTAGAATCGATCACGTCCTCTGCGTTCAGGCGTTTCCGCCTGAACGCAGCGTGATCTAGAGCATGTTCCGGAAAAGCGCGAAGCGGTTTTCCAGTCAGGGTAGGCTCCAAGTTTTTGATTTGGAGCAGGGCGATCGCCGAAAACGTCCTGTCGACCCGCCGCGCTCGGCCACGTTCGAGTCTATGGCAAAAGCCGCCGCGAGGCTCTAGAACAGCCGTCACAGGCTCTTCCCTCGAACCGTCGCGTTCGGAATGCTCTGAAGTCGCATCAGACCCGGAGGTGGGAGCGAATTTCGATCGCGAAAGTCTGCCGGGCGCAAAAACGTTCTAGCGCGGAGAACCCTCTTGAAAGCTTTCTCGGAACTGACCGAACGCGAAATTCTGGCGCTCGCCATCACCTCCGAGGAGGAAGACGGGCGGATCTATATGAGCTTCGCCGAGGATCTGGCCGAACGCTACCCCGCCTCGGCCCGGGTATTCGAGCGCATGTCGGGCGAGGAAAGCAAGCATCGGCATCTTCTGCTCGAGCAATATGAAAAGCGCTTCGGTCCGCATCTGCCGCCGATCCGGCGCGAGGACGTAAAAGGTTTTTTGCGTCGCCGCCCTGTGTGGCTGACGAAGAATCTGCCGCTCGACACGATCCGAAAGCAGGCGGAGATCATGGAATATGAGAGCCGCCGCTTCTACGAGAAGGCGCGCGACCGCACGACCGACGTGGGAGCGAGAAAGCTCCTCGGCGATCTTGCGGCGATGGAGCAAGGCCATGAGGTCGTCGCCGAGCGAATCGCCGCCGCGACGCTGACCGAAGGCGCGCTCTCCGAGGAGGAGAGGACACGCAGCCGCGTCTTCGTGCTGCAATATGTTCAGCCGGGCCTGGCCGGCTTGATGGACGGCTCGGTCTCGACGCTCGCGCCGCTTTTCGCCGCGGCCTTCGCGACGCAGAACAATGAGAAGACCTTCCTCGTCGGCCTCGCCGCCGCGATCGGGGCGGGAATCAGCATGGGCTTCGCCGAGGCCCTTTCCGACGATGGGTCGCTTACCGGCCGGGGCTCGCCCTATCTGCGCGGCGCCGTCTGTGGCCTGATGACGGCGCTGGGCGGGCTTGGACACACCTTGCCCTATCTTGTCCCGGACACCGTCGAGGACCACTTCCGCATTGCGACGGGCATCTCGGCTTTCGTCGTGCTTCTCGAGCTCTGGGCGATCGCTTATGTACGAGCGCGCTACATGGACACGCCCTTCCTGCAGGCCGTCTTCCAGATCGTCTTCGGCGGGCTCATCGTGCTAGCCGCCGGCGTGCTGATCGGCGCCGCCTGAGGAGGAAAGCGCCTTGCTTCTCGCCCACCTCTCCGACGCCCACATCGGGCCGATTCCCCGGCCGAAGCTTCGCGAGCTCATGGGCAAACGCGCGACGGGCTACGCCAATTGGCTGCACAAGCGCTCGCGCCTTCACGACATGGGCCTGCTCGCGCGGCTCGTCGAAGACCTTCTCGCGCAGAGGCCGGACCACGTCGCAATGACGGGCGACGTCGTCAACATCGGCCTGCCCGCCGAGATTGCGGCGGCGCGCCAATGGCTCGCCGGACTCGGGAGCCCCAGCCACGTGAGCTTTTCGCCGGGCAATCACGACGCCTATGTCCCGGGCGCGATGCCCTTGCTCGAGGAGACCTTCGCGCCCTGGACGACCGGCGACGATGGCGTCTCGGGCTTTCCCTATCTGCGGCGCAGGTCCGGCGTGGCTTTGATCGGGCTGACCTCCGGCGTGCCGACGGCCCCCTTCGTCGCCTCCGGCCGGCTCGGCGCCGAGCAATGCGCGCGGCTCGAATCCCTCCTTGAGATGACGAAGCGCGAAGGCCTCGCGCGCGTCGTGATGATTCATCATCCGCCCCATTGCGGCGGCGCCCGGCCGTTGCGAGGGCTCGAGGACGCGGAAAGCTTCGAGGCGGCGATCGCCCGCCAGGGCGCGGAGCTTGTTCTGCATGGCCATAACCATGCCCAGAGCCTGCACTTCCTGCCGGGACCGCAAGGCCGGGCTCCCGTGGTCGGCGTCGCTTCCGCCTCGGCGCGTCAGGGCTCGCATTACCCTGCAGCCGCCTATCACCTCTATGAAATTGCGCGGGACGGCGATCGGATAAGCATCCAGGTCCGGACGAGGGGCATAAGCGAAACGGGCGAGGAGATCGTGGAGCTTGGCGGGCTGCAGGATTCCGCGCTCGTTTCGGCCTAGACGCTTAAGCGAAGCCCAAGTTCTCAGCCGTGCAATAAAAACCATCGGCCGAGCATTGCCAGCAGGCCGAAGGCGACGATCGCGCCGATCGCCTCCCAGAGGAAGAGATAGGTCCTCATGGCGCGGCCGCCCTGGGCCGCCTGGCCTTCGGCGTTCGGGGCTGGGGCTTCGGCCTCGGCGCCCATCGCTGCGGCGCGCGCGGCCTCCGCGGCGGTCGCGCCGCTCGCGAAATCACAGGCCAGCGCCTTTTCGCGCTCGATCAGGCGGTGCGCGATATAGGCGGTGACGGCTTCGACCATCACCTCCGCCTTCTCGCTCTCGCAGACCTGTATGCGGCCGTGACGCGTGTCCTGCAGAAAGCGGTAGACGCGCCGGTCGAGCCCAATCTCGACGAAGCCGAGCTGGTCGATGAAGAGGCGGGGACGTTCGGAAGGCGCGATCGCGACGTCGAAGAGATCGCAGTCGTCGGGGAGCTGATCCAACACGGGGCCGATCGCGTCGCGAAGGACCTCGAGCCTGACGATCTCGGCGCCCCTT
Protein-coding sequences here:
- a CDS encoding type II toxin-antitoxin system RelE/ParE family toxin, giving the protein MIRSFADAETELIWSGRRSRRLPSDIQSGALRKLRLLNQARVLDDLRVPPGNRLEPLKGDRAGEHSIRINAQWRICFVWSEGGASRVAIVDYHD
- a CDS encoding HigA family addiction module antitoxin, whose amino-acid sequence is MSQSSTTMTDLLENPTPGEILAEEFLKPMGLSQSALARALHVPPRRINEIVLGKRAVTADTDLRLARYFGLSEGFFLGLQADYDLMERRRQIGRELEAIEPRAA
- a CDS encoding type II toxin-antitoxin system Phd/YefM family antitoxin, whose product is MPTYSLTDLSNKSGEVTEAAFRGPVDITSRGKRKFVLLTAEDYDRIKGRSAHRVVHVDDLSPDEANHYIAALSAPIDEVND
- the polA gene encoding DNA polymerase I, with product MSFSHAELGPNSRVFLVDGSSFVFRAYFQSIRQDAKYNYRSDRLPTGAVRLFCAKILQFLRDGAAGETPTHLAIIFDKSENSFRKEIYPEYKAHRPDPPEDLVPQFPLMRDAVRAFGLKPIEQDRYEADDLIATYARLAREKGAQVLIVSADKDLMQLIGEGVSMYDPASGVAGKFGGREERFIGEGEVRDYFGVAPDKVVDVQALAGDSTDNVPGAKGIGVKTAAQLIGEYGDLDTLLARAGEIKQPKRREALTEPRNVELIRISKKLVELVRDVDIEIPLEDLGVHDPDPQKLVAFLLAMEFTTITRRVGELYGVDPSKIDPDPAFLGASGWRGRNGEVALLAPPPPAPTPLPGPREASELTPQAFAAARAKLALAAPIDRSRYETVQSLERLDQWIADAYDAGLVAFDTETTSLDPMTCHLVGVSLALPGGRACYIPLGHRAGPDDLFGGAELIAGQISMHDAIARLKPLLEAPGVLKIAQNMKYDLTVLGGCGVAVAPIEDTMLISYALDSGRNNHGLDELAQKHLGHKNIAFGEVAGTGKSFVGFARVAIDKATEYAAEDADVCLRLWRVLKPRLAAEGATTVYETLERPMVATLHAMETRGVSIDRVILARLSSEFAQTMARLEDEIYEAAGERFNLGSPKQLGDILFGKMGLPGAKKTATGQWSTSASVLEDLAEDGNSFARLILEWRQLAKLKSTYADSLPGFVNATTGRVHTSFALAATSTGRLSSSDPNLQNIPVRNEIGRKIRAAFVAPPERVLISADYSQIELRLLAHVADIPQLKKAFADGLDIHAMTASEMFGVPIEGMPSEVRRRAKAINFGIIYGISAFGLANQLGIPREEAALYIRTYFERFPGIRDYMDAMKKTVREKGVVTTIFGRKCHFPRIGSANASERAFFERQAINAPIQGAAADIIRRAMVRMDAALLSEGLSAQMLLQVHDELVFEAPEAEAEKTIEVVKRVMVEAPLPAVALAAPLKVDARAARNWDEAH
- the zapE gene encoding cell division protein ZapE, yielding MTSLFRKAPPLLSARYEALVAEGRIVRDEAQCEAIGALDRLLGELEAQRRPRLPWGLARNDPPRGLYLWGDIGRGKTTLMDLFFEAAPTHHKRRTHFHAFMTEVHARLHASRRAGNSGPDPLSRVAAALARETRLLCFDELAVFDIADATILARLFAALIAAGVVIVATSNAEPQRLYEGGRNRDLFLPFIDLVERRMEIVRLDAQEDFRLGKLRAEQVFFLIHDAEEASRARAAFDAAPYEKTAIAVGARRLKIARANGKTARFDFGEICGRPLGAADYLAIAAAFDTVIVSDVPRMNYERRNEARRFITLVDILYDAKAKLLLSAEAEPAKLYDAEDGSEVWDIRRAASRLSEMRSQDYLDAWEARRHEPETTIDREP
- a CDS encoding GNAT family N-acetyltransferase produces the protein MDLALRFSPLVPEDEAAVEKLDERAFGPGRFARTAYRLREDVAPDYALSFVARVGTLLVGANRMTPILVGSTPALLLGPLTVEPAFRSQGVGEALMKLSLDAARASGQGLVLLVGDEEYYARVGFARAPLGKITMPGPVDPKRLLYFELREGALAATSGRMRRL
- a CDS encoding NUDIX domain-containing protein; translated protein: MPKPPRPRAHLSTQILTRLALVTRPMTLGVRALVVDDQTRVLLVRHTYVPGYFLPGGGVEGGETMEAAMRRELVEETNVEAEGPLTLHGIYLNRAASKRDHVALYVTRDFRQIGPHVPDREIAEAGFFSIDALPATTTLGTRARIAEVLTGAAMSAYW
- the mbfA gene encoding iron exporter MbfA, yielding MKAFSELTEREILALAITSEEEDGRIYMSFAEDLAERYPASARVFERMSGEESKHRHLLLEQYEKRFGPHLPPIRREDVKGFLRRRPVWLTKNLPLDTIRKQAEIMEYESRRFYEKARDRTTDVGARKLLGDLAAMEQGHEVVAERIAAATLTEGALSEEERTRSRVFVLQYVQPGLAGLMDGSVSTLAPLFAAAFATQNNEKTFLVGLAAAIGAGISMGFAEALSDDGSLTGRGSPYLRGAVCGLMTALGGLGHTLPYLVPDTVEDHFRIATGISAFVVLLELWAIAYVRARYMDTPFLQAVFQIVFGGLIVLAAGVLIGAA
- a CDS encoding metallophosphoesterase family protein, with product MLLAHLSDAHIGPIPRPKLRELMGKRATGYANWLHKRSRLHDMGLLARLVEDLLAQRPDHVAMTGDVVNIGLPAEIAAARQWLAGLGSPSHVSFSPGNHDAYVPGAMPLLEETFAPWTTGDDGVSGFPYLRRRSGVALIGLTSGVPTAPFVASGRLGAEQCARLESLLEMTKREGLARVVMIHHPPHCGGARPLRGLEDAESFEAAIARQGAELVLHGHNHAQSLHFLPGPQGRAPVVGVASASARQGSHYPAAAYHLYEIARDGDRISIQVRTRGISETGEEIVELGGLQDSALVSA